In Sediminispirochaeta bajacaliforniensis DSM 16054, one DNA window encodes the following:
- a CDS encoding PEGA domain-containing protein, whose product MKTGDVSLLFAAGMNEETEVLSDPRSNWTLLLLTPSSSNTDYRVEALQTAFTDSVTREIEAIGQHNFLFDEWDRYLAFLSEQERRSRREKIAKQERDIAEYQLQGERKLEKKRIDERKKLQDALGNRISYDIPLAKPIVVKTLPFQRISTSWINNEDADAALVLEVNAVGEKYLYSMEFWAPFLGKEKVYHSLVSGGSSVEAVAEILTDRIRASLVGRSWSALDLTGKGDGEGGRKHTPLNLFLDGERLSPSATSNLLPGVYKLTVSAYGYETTEQTVFLAPNQRRHISVELKPQQSDLFTLRTEPEGASIYLDGKYVGISPLATQSPTAPFLVGIVAQGYRDVQFPVEQNAGSYHFSLEPAGYDRQLLVDASRRRFYNAFGLFLLSIPVTMISYGIGSDYGIAANQAAESGSADQSEIDRLADKNGLWYTAYMGGLFLNVILGTNAIFSLADYIEMHESVYNVGRK is encoded by the coding sequence GTGAAGACTGGTGACGTCTCTTTGCTTTTCGCCGCTGGTATGAATGAAGAGACTGAGGTTTTAAGCGATCCGCGGTCGAATTGGACGCTACTTCTTCTTACGCCTTCTTCTTCCAATACCGATTACCGGGTCGAGGCCCTGCAAACCGCCTTTACCGATTCTGTTACGAGAGAGATCGAAGCCATTGGCCAGCATAATTTTTTATTTGATGAGTGGGATCGTTATTTGGCCTTTCTTTCTGAGCAAGAGAGACGTTCACGTCGTGAAAAAATAGCGAAACAGGAACGTGATATAGCCGAATATCAGCTTCAGGGTGAGCGCAAGCTGGAAAAAAAGCGTATTGATGAACGGAAAAAATTACAGGATGCCCTTGGTAACCGTATCTCCTATGATATTCCCCTCGCAAAGCCCATCGTTGTTAAAACGCTTCCTTTTCAACGCATTTCGACATCCTGGATCAATAATGAAGATGCCGATGCGGCTCTTGTCTTGGAGGTCAATGCCGTTGGTGAGAAATATCTATATTCCATGGAATTCTGGGCCCCGTTTCTCGGGAAAGAGAAGGTATATCATTCTCTTGTCTCGGGTGGCTCGTCGGTAGAGGCTGTGGCCGAAATACTGACCGATCGTATCAGAGCCTCTCTCGTCGGACGGAGCTGGTCAGCATTGGACCTCACCGGGAAAGGAGATGGCGAAGGGGGGCGAAAACATACCCCGTTGAATCTTTTCCTGGATGGCGAGCGACTTTCTCCATCGGCCACTTCAAATCTCCTTCCCGGAGTCTACAAGCTTACTGTTTCCGCATATGGATATGAGACGACGGAGCAAACGGTTTTTCTCGCCCCGAATCAGCGGCGTCATATTTCTGTTGAGCTCAAACCACAGCAGTCCGATCTATTTACATTACGTACCGAACCGGAAGGGGCGTCCATCTACCTCGACGGAAAATATGTCGGCATATCTCCCCTTGCCACACAGAGTCCGACGGCTCCCTTTCTTGTCGGAATCGTTGCACAGGGGTATCGTGATGTGCAGTTTCCCGTGGAACAGAATGCAGGATCCTATCATTTTTCTCTGGAACCTGCAGGTTATGATCGTCAGCTACTTGTAGATGCGAGTCGGCGGCGTTTCTACAATGCCTTTGGCCTCTTTCTCCTTTCGATTCCCGTCACGATGATCAGTTACGGCATAGGAAGCGATTACGGGATAGCTGCCAATCAGGCAGCGGAAAGCGGAAGTGCCGATCAAAGCGAAATCGATCGCCTGGCTGATAAAAATGGATTATGGTACACTGCTTACATGGGAGGTCTTTTCCTTAATGTTATTCTCGGAACAAATGCCATTTTTAGCTTGGCTGATTATATTGAAATGCATGAATCGGTATACAACGTTGGGAGGAAATAG
- the ftsY gene encoding signal recognition particle-docking protein FtsY, whose amino-acid sequence MAGISLGKKIRGLLSRKATLDEAFYDELEDTLIESDLGARTAMDLVDSLRDSKEARGMSESEILDYLKRQLLPYTKAAKFDFRDKQRSLILVLGVNGVGKTTTIAKMARYFHDAQGKSCVLAAGDTFRAAAIDQLLVHGERLGVRVVHQQPGADPGAVIYDALESAVSRGEELVLADTAGRMHNKANLIRELQKIHKIVGAKIGTENYCKLLVIDTTTGQNALRQAELFHEAVGVDALVMAKYDSAAKGGIIIPIQRTLSIPVAFVGTGEGYGDLALFDPESYLNSLLGIG is encoded by the coding sequence TTGGCTGGAATAAGTCTTGGAAAGAAGATACGTGGACTTTTGTCGAGGAAAGCTACCCTCGATGAGGCCTTTTATGATGAGCTGGAAGATACGCTTATCGAAAGCGATTTAGGGGCCCGAACGGCCATGGATCTTGTCGATTCCCTCCGTGACTCAAAAGAGGCTCGCGGCATGAGCGAATCCGAAATTCTCGACTATCTGAAGAGGCAGCTTTTACCCTATACCAAGGCTGCGAAGTTTGATTTCCGGGATAAGCAACGGTCTTTGATACTTGTCCTTGGTGTCAACGGCGTCGGGAAAACCACGACAATAGCCAAAATGGCCCGCTATTTTCATGACGCTCAGGGCAAAAGCTGTGTACTGGCGGCAGGGGATACATTCCGAGCTGCAGCCATCGATCAGCTTCTTGTCCATGGAGAAAGGCTGGGGGTTCGGGTCGTTCATCAGCAACCTGGGGCCGATCCGGGGGCCGTAATCTATGACGCCCTCGAGAGTGCCGTAAGTCGTGGCGAAGAACTCGTTTTAGCGGATACCGCCGGACGGATGCACAACAAGGCAAATCTTATCAGGGAGCTTCAGAAAATCCATAAAATCGTCGGTGCGAAGATCGGAACGGAAAATTACTGTAAGCTGCTTGTTATAGATACCACTACCGGCCAGAACGCCCTCCGTCAGGCCGAACTCTTTCATGAGGCCGTTGGGGTCGACGCCCTTGTCATGGCAAAATACGATTCGGCGGCAAAGGGAGGAATCATTATTCCGATTCAGCGTACCCTTTCCATCCCCGTTGCCTTTGTCGGTACCGGAGAAGGTTATGGTGACCTCGCTCTTTTTGATCCGGAGAGCTATCTCAACTCCCTGTTGGGGATCGGTTGA
- a CDS encoding ABC transporter permease → MARDKKKRLPGKMWILFVAFRFLRSRRKERKIRPSFFSILGLAVGVMTLLSVLAVMNGFQLGFIEDILEIGSYHIRIYQQQDEDQTDLLALLRGMPEVEAAVPFLDVQTMIEGPFSGMLGCNIRALPTDTPAIDPGWARQMDLDDAFASDGERDLIKPDSVWIGSVLAQNLGITTGDSVSFLSMAGDSFRGLEPTKVEYTVSLIFSSGYYEYDSALAFVAHDSISAIASGKEKINIGVKLKNRWRDRQFIEKLNETGKLFPGTEVVSWRQYNRSFFGALRMEKLAMMLVIGIVFIVVGANMKHSLERTVWEKKEEIGLLRSVGAHPRDIRLIFLLDGAFIGSIGGGIGTALGLLIAENINGIFSLTEKIVNAVIVFSERLLMPFFQVRGETFSLFSSTYFYLQEVPSRVMYHEVLIVFLFALAASLLSAWVSSGRVADFDPAEIMRYE, encoded by the coding sequence ATGGCACGCGATAAAAAGAAACGACTTCCAGGAAAGATGTGGATACTGTTTGTTGCTTTTCGCTTTCTTCGAAGCAGGAGAAAAGAGCGAAAAATCCGCCCCTCCTTCTTTTCGATTCTGGGGCTTGCAGTCGGGGTTATGACGCTTCTCTCCGTATTAGCCGTTATGAACGGGTTCCAGCTCGGTTTTATCGAAGATATACTGGAAATCGGCTCGTATCATATCAGGATCTATCAACAGCAGGATGAGGATCAAACGGATCTTCTCGCCCTTCTTCGCGGTATGCCGGAGGTCGAGGCTGCGGTTCCTTTCCTTGATGTCCAAACGATGATCGAAGGGCCTTTTTCCGGCATGTTGGGGTGTAATATCCGAGCACTGCCAACGGATACCCCTGCAATCGATCCGGGATGGGCACGTCAAATGGATCTGGATGATGCCTTTGCAAGCGATGGCGAGCGGGACCTTATCAAACCGGATAGTGTATGGATAGGATCTGTACTTGCGCAAAATCTCGGTATCACCACGGGAGATAGCGTCTCTTTTCTTTCCATGGCAGGCGATTCCTTTCGTGGGCTAGAACCCACTAAGGTTGAGTATACCGTTTCGCTTATTTTTTCCAGTGGTTATTATGAATATGATTCAGCCCTTGCCTTTGTTGCACATGATTCTATTTCTGCAATCGCTTCGGGAAAAGAGAAGATCAATATAGGGGTTAAGCTCAAAAACCGCTGGAGGGATAGACAGTTTATTGAGAAGCTGAATGAAACGGGGAAACTTTTTCCCGGTACGGAGGTGGTTTCCTGGCGGCAATACAACCGCTCTTTTTTCGGGGCCCTTCGAATGGAAAAATTGGCTATGATGTTGGTCATCGGAATCGTTTTTATTGTTGTTGGTGCAAATATGAAGCATTCTCTCGAGCGGACCGTCTGGGAGAAAAAAGAAGAGATCGGTTTACTTCGTTCGGTGGGGGCTCATCCCCGCGATATCCGGTTGATTTTCCTCCTTGACGGAGCGTTTATAGGGAGCATCGGAGGAGGAATAGGGACCGCTTTGGGCCTTCTTATTGCCGAAAATATCAATGGCATTTTTTCTCTCACCGAAAAAATAGTCAACGCCGTTATCGTCTTCTCAGAGAGGCTCCTGATGCCGTTTTTCCAGGTTCGCGGGGAGACCTTTTCATTGTTTTCTTCTACCTATTTTTATCTCCAGGAGGTTCCGAGTCGGGTGATGTACCATGAGGTCCTTATTGTCTTTCTCTTTGCTCTTGCGGCAAGCCTCCTTTCGGCTTGGGTCTCTTCCGGCCGGGTTGCCGATTTTGACCCTGCGGAGATTATGCGCTATGAATAA
- a CDS encoding ABC transporter ATP-binding protein, whose protein sequence is MNALVNVTGLKKVYKSGRELLTVFQDVSFDLGEKSFVTLTGESGSGKSTLLHIIGGLDLPSEGSVEVGGERISEMSEQDLTNYRNQVIGFVFQFHYLLKEFTAVENVMLPAYMSGTPRLKARKWAEELIELVGLGNRREHYPSQLSGGEQQRVAVARALINHPSLILADEPTGNLDEKNSIIVTELLARIVREQGTTLLLVTHNPELAAMGEVRLALGGSALIIEEGRA, encoded by the coding sequence ATGAACGCATTGGTGAACGTAACCGGACTGAAAAAGGTCTATAAAAGCGGAAGAGAGCTACTTACTGTTTTCCAGGATGTTTCCTTCGATCTGGGAGAAAAAAGTTTTGTTACCCTTACAGGCGAGAGCGGAAGTGGAAAGAGCACCCTTTTACACATCATAGGCGGCTTGGACCTGCCTTCCGAAGGGAGTGTCGAGGTGGGAGGCGAGCGGATCAGCGAGATGAGTGAGCAGGATCTGACCAATTATCGTAATCAAGTTATTGGTTTTGTATTTCAATTTCATTATTTGCTGAAAGAGTTTACCGCCGTCGAGAATGTGATGCTTCCCGCCTATATGTCGGGTACACCACGACTGAAAGCGAGAAAATGGGCAGAAGAGCTGATAGAGCTTGTCGGTCTTGGTAATAGACGTGAACATTATCCAAGCCAGCTTTCAGGCGGGGAACAGCAGCGTGTCGCGGTCGCCCGGGCCCTGATTAATCATCCTTCGCTTATCCTCGCCGATGAGCCGACCGGTAATCTGGACGAAAAAAACTCTATCATTGTAACCGAACTATTGGCTCGAATCGTACGGGAACAGGGTACGACACTTTTGCTTGTCACCCATAATCCCGAACTGGCGGCCATGGGAGAAGTTAGGCTTGCCCTCGGCGGAAGCGCCTTAATCATAGAGGAGGGACGGGCTTGA